In the Vicia villosa cultivar HV-30 ecotype Madison, WI unplaced genomic scaffold, Vvil1.0 ctg.000673F_1_1, whole genome shotgun sequence genome, one interval contains:
- the LOC131630338 gene encoding protein IQ-DOMAIN 23-like, which yields MGFLRRLFGGKKHHNPPPETTAKKDKKTWSLAKNTTRDKTNSLSLNNHKNTDISASLSENYDANKHAIAVAAATAAVAEAALAAAHAAAEVVRLTSNTDSEHSVVTPKTPKTGRRRSPAEVDAAVKIQSAFRGYLARRALRALKALVKLQALVRGHIVRKQTADMLRRMQTLVRLQSRARASRMHVSDSMHSFKSSLSRNPVPDDYEHRLRVYRTKFDGSSILKRCSSNANFRDMNLERARFGSNWLDGWMDENTWSQAGDTSSKIIHLDDEKSDKILEVDTWKPHLKSHHSTSTSFQHHHSSCDYNNENFTVHESPSKRSLKPHSSSLSYMKHQKDKEEVASSRTTDYSPQALSASSRLESGLRRGPFTPTKSESSWSFFNGYSGCPSYMANTQSSRAKVRSQSAPRQRLEFERNSVSTTRSIQGL from the exons ATGGGTTTCCTCCGGCGACTTTTCGGCGGCAAAAAACACCACAATCCTCCGCCGGAAACCACCGCAAAAAAAGACAAGAAAACCTGGAGCTTAGCCAAAAACACCACAAGGGACAAAACCAACTCACTCTCGTTGAATAACCACAAAAATACTGACATTTCCGCTTCTCTTTCCGAAAACTATGATGCCAATAAACATGCAATTGCTGTAGCCGCCGCTACCGCCGCCGTAGCCGAAGCTGCACTCGCCGCCGCTCATGCTGCCGCCGAGGTTGTCAGACTGACGAGTAACACCGATTCCGAACATTCTGTGGTTACACCAAAAACTCCGAAGACTGGCCGGAGACGCTCGCCGGCGGAAGTTGATGCCGCCGTGAAGATACAGTCGGCGTTCCGAGGTTACTTG GCAAGGAGGGCATTAAGAGCACTTAAAGCATTGGTGAAATTGCAAGCTTTGGTGAGAGGTCACATTGTAAGAAAGCAAACTGCGGACATGCTAAGACGAATGCAAACATTGGTGCGACTTCAGTCGCGTGCACGCGCAAGTCGCATGCACGTGTCTGATAGTATGCACTCCTTCAAGTCTTCACTTTCTCGTAATCCT GTCCCCGATGATTATGAGCACCGACTTCGTGTCTATAGGACGAAATTTGACGGATCCTCCATCCTCAAG AGATGTAGTTCCAATGCAAATTTTAGGGACATGAACCTGGAACGAGCCCGATTCGGTTCGAATTGGTTAGACGGTTGGATGGATGAAAACACATGGAGCCAAGCCGGAGACACTTCATCGAAAATCATACATCTTGATGACGAAAAGAGTGATAAAATTCTTGAAGTAGATACTTGGAAGCCACATTTGAAATCACACCATAGTACTAGCACATCTTttcaacatcatcattcatcttGTGATTACAATAATGAGAATTTTACAGTACACGAGTCACCGTCGAAACGTTCGCTAAAACCTCACAGTTCAAGTCTCTCTTATATGAAACATCAAAAAGATAAAGAAGAAGTAGCTTCATCACGAACAACCGATTATAGTCCTCAAGCGCTTTCGGCTTCTTCTAGACTTGAAAGTGGTTTGAGGAGAGGTCCTTTCACACCAACTAAAAGTGAGTCTTCATGGAGTTTTTTCAATGGTTACTCTGGTTGTCCTAGTTATATGGCAAATACTCAATCTTCTAGGGCTAAGGTTAGGTCACAAAGTGCTCCAAGACAAAGGCTAGAGTTTGAGAGAAACAGTGTTTCAACTACAAGATCTATTCAAGGTCTTTGA